A genome region from Gossypium hirsutum isolate 1008001.06 chromosome A04, Gossypium_hirsutum_v2.1, whole genome shotgun sequence includes the following:
- the LOC107945141 gene encoding DNA-directed RNA polymerases II, IV and V subunit 3 — MEGASYQRFPRVKIRELKDDYAKFELHDTDASMANALRRVMIAEVPTIAIDLVEIEVNSSVLNDEFIAHRLGLIPLTSQRAMSMRFSRDCDACDGDGQCEFCSVEFHLRAKCISDQTLDVTSKDLYSSDHTVVPVDFTDYAGYESSEQRGIIIVKLRRGQELRLRAIARKGIGKDHAKWSPAATVTFMYEPEIHINEDMMDTLTLEEKQSFVDSSPTRVFDIDPNTQQVVVVDPEAYTYDDEVLKKAEAMGKPGLVEIYAKEDSFIFTIESTGAVKASQLVLNAIEILKQKLDAVRLSEDTVEADDQFGELGAHMRGG, encoded by the exons ATGGAAGGAGCTTCGTACCAGCGATTCCCAAGGGTCAAAATCCGGGAACTCAAAGACGACTACGCTAAATTCGAGCTCCACGACACCGACGCTTCCATGGCCAACGCCCTCCGCCGCGTCATGATCGCCGAGGTTCCCACCATAGCCATCGACCTCGTCGAAATCGAAGTTAACTCTTCCGTGCTCAACGACGAGTTCATCGCCCATCGACTCGGTCTCATCCCTCTCACTAGCCAACGCGCCATGTCGATGCGATTCTCTCGTGACTGTGACGCCTGCGACGGTGACGGACAGTGCGAGTTCTGCTCCGTCGAGTTCCATCTTCGCGCCAAATGCATAAGCGATCAAACACTGGATGTCACCAGTAAGGATCTATACAGTTCCGACCATACGGTTGTTCCCGTCGATTTCACCGATTACGCTGGCTACGAATCCTCTGAACAAAG GGGGATTATCATCGTGAAATTGCGGCGAGGGCAGGAGTTGAGGCTGAGGGCAATTGCAAGGAAAGGGATAGGAAAAGATCATGCAAAATGGTCACCTGCCGCGACTGTGACTTTCATGTATGAACCTGAGATTCACATCAATGAAGATATGATGGATACCTTGACCCTTGAGGAGAAGCAAAGCTTTGTCGACAGTAGTCCTACTAGAGTCTTTGACATTGATCCTAATACCCAACAG GTTGTGGTGGTTGATCCAGAAGCATATACCTATGACGATGAAGTATTAAAAAAAGCTGAAGCTATGGGCAAGCCGGGGCTCGTGGAGATATATGCCAAAGAAGACAGTTTCATTTTCACTATCGAATCTACCGGTGCGGTCAAAGCTTCCCAGTTAGTCCTTAATGCTATAGAAATCCTTAAACAGAAGCTGGATGCAGTTCGCCTCTCTGAGGATACTGTGGAAGCTGATGATCAGTTTGGTGAACTAGGTGCTCACATGCGAGGAGGTTGA